A genomic region of Anas platyrhynchos isolate ZD024472 breed Pekin duck chromosome 19, IASCAAS_PekinDuck_T2T, whole genome shotgun sequence contains the following coding sequences:
- the GCGR gene encoding glucagon receptor isoform X2 produces MSQPRLLTLLLLLLCCQGPSAQITDSLFENWKAYKEECHRNMSRMPAPTELVCNRTFDKFSCWPDALPNTTINVSCPWFLPWYQKVRHRYVFKTCGPDGEWVTGPKGQSLRDATQCQIDAEDLEAQEKFAKTYGSFKVMYTVGYSVSLCALLLALAVLLGFSKLHCMRNYIHMNLFASFILKGVSVLVIDALLKTHYSDKIDDYNVRIWLSDEYGTVANYCWLLVEGIYLHNLLVVAVFSERSYFTLYLCIGWGAPMLFLIPWVVVKFLYENIQCWSTNNNMGFWWILRFPVFLAILINFFIFIRIIQILISKLRAHQMRYTDYKFRLAKSTLTLIPLLGIHEVVFAFVTDEHAQGTLRYVKLFFDLFLSSFQGMLVAILYCFVNKEVQSELLKRWQRWKLGKDLAEEYKHTYSHAPSARNGTGSACEKHQLVSGCANGLGRSPAASRPPTHYLERSGHGTAEHLALGDRHHCYEFPETTAESHF; encoded by the exons ATGTCCCAGCCACGACTCCtcaccctcctgctgctgctgctctgctgccag GGCCCCTCCGCCCAGATCACAGATTCCCTCTTTGAGAACTGGAAGGCCTACAAGGAGGAATGTCACCGCAACATGAGCCGGATGCCTGCGCCCACGG AGCTGGTCTGTAACCGAACCTTTGACAAGTTCTCCTGCTGGCCCGACGCGCTGCCCAACACCACCATCAACGTCTCCTGCCCCTGGTTCCTGCCCTGGTACCAGAAAG TGAGGCACAGGTACGTCTTCAAGACTTGCGGGCCGGACGGGGAGTGGGTGACGGGCCCCAAGGGGCAGTCCCTGCGGGATGCCACCCAGTGCCAGATCGACGCCGAGGACCTGGAGGCGCAg GAAAAGTTTGCCAAGACCTACGGCAGCTTCAAGGTGATGTACACGGTGGGCTACTCGGTGTCGCTGTGCGCGCTGCTGCTCgccctggccgtgctgctgggctTCAG CAAGCTGCACTGCATGAGGAACTACATCCACATGAACCTCTTCGCCTCCTTCATCCTGAAGGGCGTCTCCGTGCTGGTCATCGACGCCCTGCTGAAGACGCACTACAGCGACAAGATCGATGACTACAACGTGCGCATCTGGCTGAGCGACGAG TACGGCACCGTGGCCAACTactgctggctgctggtggaggGCATCTACCTGCACAACCTCCTGGTGGTGGCCGTCTTCTCCGAGCGGAGCTACTTCACCCTCTACCTGTGCATCGGCTGGG GGGCACCCATGCTATTTCTCATCCCCTGGGTCGTTGTGAAGTTCCTCTACGAAAACATCCA GTGCTGGAGCACCAACAACAACATGGGCTTCTGGTGGATCCTCCGCTTCCCCGTGTTCCTGGCCATCCTG atCAACTTCTTCATCTTCATCCGCATCATCCAGATCCTCATCTCCAAGCTCCGTGCGCACCAGATGCGCTACACGGACTACAAGTTCAG GCTGGCCAAGTCCACGCTGACGCTGATCCCCCTGTTGGGCATCCATGAGGTTGTCTTCGCCTTTGTCACGGACGAGCACGCCCAGGGCACCCTGCGCTACGTCAAGCTCTTCTTCGACCTCTTCCTGAGCTCCTTCCAG GGGATGCTGGTGGCCATTCTCTACTGCTTCGTCAACAAGGAG GTGCAGTCGGAGCTGCTGAAGAGGTGGCAGCGCtggaagctggggaaggacctGGCGGAGGAGTACAAGCACACCTACAGCCACGCGCCCAGCGCCCGCAACGGCACCGGCAGCGCCTGCGAGAAGCACCAGCTGGTGAGCGGCTGTGCCAACGGGCTGGGGCGCAGCCCGGCCGCCTCGCGGCCCCCCACCCACTACCTCGAGAGGAGCGGCCACGGCACCGCCGAGCACCTCGCCCTGGGGGACCGGCACCACTGCTATGAGTTCCCCGAGACCACGGCCGAGAGCCACTTCTGA
- the GCGR gene encoding glucagon receptor isoform X1, translating to MSQPRLLTLLLLLLCCQGPSAQITDSLFENWKAYKEECHRNMSRMPAPTELVCNRTFDKFSCWPDALPNTTINVSCPWFLPWYQKVRHRYVFKTCGPDGEWVTGPKGQSLRDATQCQIDAEDLEAQEKFAKTYGSFKVMYTVGYSVSLCALLLALAVLLGFSKLHCMRNYIHMNLFASFILKGVSVLVIDALLKTHYSDKIDDYNVRIWLSDEAAAGCRAATVFMQYGTVANYCWLLVEGIYLHNLLVVAVFSERSYFTLYLCIGWGAPMLFLIPWVVVKFLYENIQCWSTNNNMGFWWILRFPVFLAILINFFIFIRIIQILISKLRAHQMRYTDYKFRLAKSTLTLIPLLGIHEVVFAFVTDEHAQGTLRYVKLFFDLFLSSFQGMLVAILYCFVNKEVQSELLKRWQRWKLGKDLAEEYKHTYSHAPSARNGTGSACEKHQLVSGCANGLGRSPAASRPPTHYLERSGHGTAEHLALGDRHHCYEFPETTAESHF from the exons ATGTCCCAGCCACGACTCCtcaccctcctgctgctgctgctctgctgccag GGCCCCTCCGCCCAGATCACAGATTCCCTCTTTGAGAACTGGAAGGCCTACAAGGAGGAATGTCACCGCAACATGAGCCGGATGCCTGCGCCCACGG AGCTGGTCTGTAACCGAACCTTTGACAAGTTCTCCTGCTGGCCCGACGCGCTGCCCAACACCACCATCAACGTCTCCTGCCCCTGGTTCCTGCCCTGGTACCAGAAAG TGAGGCACAGGTACGTCTTCAAGACTTGCGGGCCGGACGGGGAGTGGGTGACGGGCCCCAAGGGGCAGTCCCTGCGGGATGCCACCCAGTGCCAGATCGACGCCGAGGACCTGGAGGCGCAg GAAAAGTTTGCCAAGACCTACGGCAGCTTCAAGGTGATGTACACGGTGGGCTACTCGGTGTCGCTGTGCGCGCTGCTGCTCgccctggccgtgctgctgggctTCAG CAAGCTGCACTGCATGAGGAACTACATCCACATGAACCTCTTCGCCTCCTTCATCCTGAAGGGCGTCTCCGTGCTGGTCATCGACGCCCTGCTGAAGACGCACTACAGCGACAAGATCGATGACTACAACGTGCGCATCTGGCTGAGCGACGAG GCTGCCGCAGGCTGCCGGGCGGCCACGGTCTTCATGCAGTACGGCACCGTGGCCAACTactgctggctgctggtggaggGCATCTACCTGCACAACCTCCTGGTGGTGGCCGTCTTCTCCGAGCGGAGCTACTTCACCCTCTACCTGTGCATCGGCTGGG GGGCACCCATGCTATTTCTCATCCCCTGGGTCGTTGTGAAGTTCCTCTACGAAAACATCCA GTGCTGGAGCACCAACAACAACATGGGCTTCTGGTGGATCCTCCGCTTCCCCGTGTTCCTGGCCATCCTG atCAACTTCTTCATCTTCATCCGCATCATCCAGATCCTCATCTCCAAGCTCCGTGCGCACCAGATGCGCTACACGGACTACAAGTTCAG GCTGGCCAAGTCCACGCTGACGCTGATCCCCCTGTTGGGCATCCATGAGGTTGTCTTCGCCTTTGTCACGGACGAGCACGCCCAGGGCACCCTGCGCTACGTCAAGCTCTTCTTCGACCTCTTCCTGAGCTCCTTCCAG GGGATGCTGGTGGCCATTCTCTACTGCTTCGTCAACAAGGAG GTGCAGTCGGAGCTGCTGAAGAGGTGGCAGCGCtggaagctggggaaggacctGGCGGAGGAGTACAAGCACACCTACAGCCACGCGCCCAGCGCCCGCAACGGCACCGGCAGCGCCTGCGAGAAGCACCAGCTGGTGAGCGGCTGTGCCAACGGGCTGGGGCGCAGCCCGGCCGCCTCGCGGCCCCCCACCCACTACCTCGAGAGGAGCGGCCACGGCACCGCCGAGCACCTCGCCCTGGGGGACCGGCACCACTGCTATGAGTTCCCCGAGACCACGGCCGAGAGCCACTTCTGA
- the SLC25A10 gene encoding mitochondrial dicarboxylate carrier isoform X1: MAERRVSRWYFGGLASCGAACCTHPLDLLKVHLQTQQEVKMRMMGMAMRVVRTDGFLALYNGLSASLCRQMTYSLTRFAIYETARDRLGQGSQGPPPFYQKVLLGAVGGFTGGFVGTPADMVNVRMQNDVKQPAHLRRNYSHALDGMYRVLREEGLKKLFSGATMASSRGALVTVGQLSCYDQAKQLVLTTGLLSDNIFTHFLASFIAGGCATFLCQPLDVLKTRLMNSQGEYRGVTHCAMETAKLGPLAFYKGFVPAAIRLIPHTVLTFVFLEQLRKYFGIKVVT; this comes from the exons ATGGCGGAGCGGCGGGTGTCCCGCTGGTACTTCGGGGGGCTGGCGTCCTGCGGCGCCGCCTGCTGCACCCACCCGCTGGACCTGCTCAAG GTCCACCTGCAGACGCAGCAGGAGGTGAAGATGCGCATGATGGGGATGGCGATGCGCGTGGTCCGCACCGACGGCTTCCTGGCTCTGTACAACGGGCTCAGCGCCTCGCTGTGCCGCCAG ATGACGTACTCCTTGACCCGTTTCGCCATCTATGAGACTGCGAGGGACCGCTTGGGCCAGGGCAGCCAGGGGCCTCCCCCCTTCTACCAAAAAGTGCTCCTGGGTGCAGTGGGAG GTTTCACCGGCGGCTTTGTGGGGACCCCGGCGGACATGGTGAACGTCAG GATGCAGAACGACGTCAAGCAGCCGGCCCACCTGCGGCGAAA CTATTCCCATGCCCTGGATGGCATGTACCGCGTCCTCCGGGAAG AGGGCTTGAAGAAACTGTTCTCAGGAGCTACGATGGCATCCAGTCGAGGGGCCCTGGTCACTGTTGGGCAG CTTTCCTGTTATGACCAAGCCAAGCAGCTGGTTCTCACGACTGGGTTGCTGTCAGACAACATCTTCACTCACTTTCTGGCCAGCTTCATTGCt GGCGGATGCGCCACATTCCTGTGCCAGCCCCTGGACGTGCTCAAGACGCGCCTCATGAACTCCCAGGGCGAGTACCGG GGTGTCACCCACTGTGCCATGGAGACTGCCAAGCTCGGGCCCCTCGCCTTCTACAAG GGCTTCGTTCCTGCTGCCATTCGGCTCATTCCTCACACCGTCCTCACCTTTGTCTTCCTGGAGCAGCTgcgcaaatactttgggatcaAAGTGGTCACCTGA
- the SLC25A10 gene encoding mitochondrial dicarboxylate carrier isoform X2, which produces MAERRVSRWYFGGLASCGAACCTHPLDLLKVHLQTQQEVKMRMMGMAMRVVRTDGFLALYNGLSASLCRQMTYSLTRFAIYETARDRLGQGSQGPPPFYQKVLLGAVGGFTGGFVGTPADMVNVRMQNDVKQPAHLRRNYSHALDGMYRVLREEGLKKLFSGATMASSRGALVTVGQLSCYDQAKQLVLTTGLLSDNIFTHFLASFIAGGCATFLCQPLDVLKTRLMNSQGEYRGVTHCAMETAKLGPLAFYKAASIPLLIRGLWDLTLASTEILPT; this is translated from the exons ATGGCGGAGCGGCGGGTGTCCCGCTGGTACTTCGGGGGGCTGGCGTCCTGCGGCGCCGCCTGCTGCACCCACCCGCTGGACCTGCTCAAG GTCCACCTGCAGACGCAGCAGGAGGTGAAGATGCGCATGATGGGGATGGCGATGCGCGTGGTCCGCACCGACGGCTTCCTGGCTCTGTACAACGGGCTCAGCGCCTCGCTGTGCCGCCAG ATGACGTACTCCTTGACCCGTTTCGCCATCTATGAGACTGCGAGGGACCGCTTGGGCCAGGGCAGCCAGGGGCCTCCCCCCTTCTACCAAAAAGTGCTCCTGGGTGCAGTGGGAG GTTTCACCGGCGGCTTTGTGGGGACCCCGGCGGACATGGTGAACGTCAG GATGCAGAACGACGTCAAGCAGCCGGCCCACCTGCGGCGAAA CTATTCCCATGCCCTGGATGGCATGTACCGCGTCCTCCGGGAAG AGGGCTTGAAGAAACTGTTCTCAGGAGCTACGATGGCATCCAGTCGAGGGGCCCTGGTCACTGTTGGGCAG CTTTCCTGTTATGACCAAGCCAAGCAGCTGGTTCTCACGACTGGGTTGCTGTCAGACAACATCTTCACTCACTTTCTGGCCAGCTTCATTGCt GGCGGATGCGCCACATTCCTGTGCCAGCCCCTGGACGTGCTCAAGACGCGCCTCATGAACTCCCAGGGCGAGTACCGG GGTGTCACCCACTGTGCCATGGAGACTGCCAAGCTCGGGCCCCTCGCCTTCTACAAG GCAGCGTCCATTCCCCTTCTGATCCGGGGGCTGTGGGATCTGACCCTGGCTTCTACCGAGATTCTGCCTACGTAG
- the MRPL12 gene encoding large ribosomal subunit protein bL12m: MLPAARRALPLLPLPRPRPRPLPPPAWCWGAARPLGTGRARRSEALAGAPLDTAAKRYSPKVQQLVRDIAGLTLLEVADLNALLKETLKISDVGVMPVGAAAALVPPPAAPQEEEEEVPRKKEKMVFSVRLTELKAADKVKLIKEVKNFVPGVNLVQAKKLVESLPQEIKANASKEEAEKIKAALEAAGGTVVLE, translated from the exons ATgctgcccgccgcccgccgggcgctgccgctgctgcccctgccccggccccggccccggcccctgccgCCGCCCGCCTGGTGCTGGGGCGCCGCCAGGCCGCTGGGCACGGGCCGCGCGCGGCGCTCCGAGGCGCTGGCCGGGGCGCCGCTGGACACGGCCGCCAAGCGGTACTCGCCCAAGGTGCAGCAGCTCGTGAGGGACATCGCGGGGCTCACGCTGCTCGAGGTGGCCGACCTCAACGCGCTGCTCAAG GAGACGCTGAAGATCTCGGACGTGGGGGTGATGCCCGTGGGGGCGGCCGCCGCCCTCGTGCCGCCCCCGGCAGCGCCGCAG gaggaggaggaggaggtcccgcgcaagaaggagaagatggTGTTCTCCGTGCGGCTGACGGAGCTGAAGGCCGCTGACAAGGTGAAGCTGATCAAGGAGGTGAAGAACTTCGTGCCCGGAGTGAACCTCGTGCAG GCAAAGAAGCTGGTGGAGTCCCTACCACAGGAGATCAAGGCGAACGCGTCCAAGGAGGAAGCGGAGAAGATCAAAGCGGcgctggaggcagcaggagggactGTGGTTCTGGAGTAG
- the HGS gene encoding hepatocyte growth factor-regulated tyrosine kinase substrate isoform X1, giving the protein MGRGGGTFERLLDKATSQLLLETDWESILQICDMIRQGDTQAKYAVNAIKKKVNDKNPHVALYALEVMESVVKNCGQTVHDEVANKQTMEELKEILKRQVEASVRSKILNLIQAWAHAFRNEPKYKVVQDTYQIMKVEGHVFPEFKESDAMFAAERAPDWVDAEECHRCRVQFGVVTRKHHCRACGQIFCGKCSSKYSTIPKFGIEKEVRVCEPCYEHLNKKAEGKAAATSELPPEYLTSPLSQQSQLPPKRDETALQEEEELQLAIALSQSEAEEKERMRQKTSYSMYPKAEPTPVTSSAPPAGTLYSPPVNSSAPLAEDIDPELARYLNRNYWEKKQEEVRKSPTPSAPLSLTEPAAQPGEAHPTPLGVVEQQYQNGESEENHEQFLKALQNAVTTFVNRMKSNHMRGRSITNDSAVLSLFQSINNMHPQLLELLNQLDERRLYYEGLQDKLAQIRDARGALNALREEHREKLRRAAEEAERQRQIQLAQKLEIMRQKKQEYLEMQRQLAIQRLQEQEKERQLRLEQQKQTIQMRAQMPAFSLPYAQLQAMPAASGVIYQPSGPTSFPGTFSPAGSVEGSPMHTVYMNQAAQGGTGGYTAMPVTGTDPNMVNAYMYQAGAGSGQAAQQGQAVPTTTPAYSSYQPTPTQGYQNAASQSQSIPAISQAPQSGAMGYMGSQSVSMGYQPYGMQGLMSALPGQDAALSSLPPQQPYLPGQQPLYQQVPPAGAAPQQQPQPAAAPGQQQPPGSGEAQLISFD; this is encoded by the exons ATGGGGCGCGGCGGAGGCACCTTCGAGCGGCTCCTGG ACAAGGCGAcgagccagctgctgctggagaccGACTGGGAATCCATCCTGCAGATCTGCGACATGATCCGCCAGGGCGACACGCA AGCAAAATACGCAGTCAACGCTATCAAGAAGAAAGTCAACGACAAGAATCCCCATGTGGCACTCTATGCGCTAGAG GTCATGGAGTCTGTAGTTAAAAACTGTGGCCAAACAGTCCATGATGAAGTAGCTAATAAACAGACTATGGAGGAGCTGAAGGAAATACTTAAG aggCAAGTGGAAGCGAGTGTGCGCAGTAAGATCCTGAACCTTATCCAGGCCTGGGCTCATGCCTTCCGCAACGAGCCTAAGTACAAGGTGGTGCAGGACACCTATCAAATAATGAAGGTGGAAg GCCATGTGTTCCCGGAGTTCAAAGAGAGCGATGCCATGTTCGCTGCGGAAAGG GCTCCAGACTGGGTAGATGCTGAGGAGTGTCACCGATGTCGAGTGCAGTTCGGAGTTGTGACACGGAAG CATCATTGCAGGGCCTGTGGGCAGATCTTCTGTGGCAAATGCTCCTCCAAGTATTCGACCATCCCCAAGTTTGGGATTGAGAAGGAAGTGAGAGTCTGTGAGCCCTGTTATGAGCATCTCAACAA GAAAGCTGAGGGTAAAGCTGCTGCAACCTCCGAACTGCCCCCCGAGTACCTGACCAGCCCCCTCTCTCAGCAGTCCCAG CTGCCCCCGAAGCGTGATGAGACAGCTCTGCAAGAGGAGGAAGAGCTCCAGCTAGCCATTGCTTTGTCTCAGTCAGAGGctgaggagaaggagaggatg AGGCAGAAGACATCCTACTCCATGTACCCGAAGGCTGAGCCCACACCCGTCACATCGTCAGCTCCACCGGCGGGCACACTGTACTCCCCACCTGTG aattCCTCTGCTCCCCTGGCTGAGGACATTGACCCTGAG CTGGCTCGGTACCTGAACCGCAACTACTGGGAGAAGAAACAAGAGGAGGTTCGCAAGAGCCCGACCCCGTCGGCACCTCTGTCCCTCACGGAGCCAGCCGCGCAGCCGGGGGAAGCCCACCCCACCCCGCTCGGCGTCGTCGAG CAGCAGTACCAGAACGGTGAGTCGGAGGAGAACCACGAGCAGTTCCTGAAGGCTCTGCAGAACGCGGTCACCACGTTTGTCAACCGCATGAAGAGCAACCACATGCGAGGCCGCAGCATCACCAACGACTCTGCCGTGCTGTCCCTCTTCCAGTCCATCAACAACATGCacccccagctgctggagctgctcaaCCAGCTGGATGAGCGCAGGC TGTACTACGAAGGCCTGCAGGACAAGCTGGCCCAGATCCGGGACGCGCGTGGGGCTCTGAACGCGCTGCGGGAGGAGCACCGGGAGAAGCTGCGGCGCGCAGCAGAGGAGGCAGAGCGCCAGCGCCAGATCCAGCTGGCCCAGAAGCTGGAGATCATGAGGCAGAAGAAGCAG GAGTACCTGGAGATGCAGCGTCAGCTGGCCATCCAGcgcctgcaggagcaggagaaggagaggCAGCTGCGCctggagcagcagaagcagacCATCCAGATGAGAGCCCAGATGCCAGCCTTCTCGCTGCCTTATGCCCAG CTCCAGGCCATGCCAGCAGCCAGCGGGGTGATCTACCAGCCCTCTGGGCCCACGAGCTTCCCCGGCACCTTCAGCCCAGCGGGCTCTGTGGAGGGCTCTCCCATGCACACCGTGTACATGAACCAGGCAGcgcaggggggcacaggggggtaCACAGCGATGCCCGTCACGGGGACAG ATCCCAACATGGTGAACGCCTACATGTACCAGGCGGGGGCCGGCAGTGGGCAGGCGGCTCAGCAGGGCCAGGCGGTGCCCACCACAACCCCAGCGTACTCGTCCTACCAACCCACTCCAACGCAGGGCTACCAG AACGCAGCGTCGCAGTCACAGAGCATCCCTGCCATCTCGCAGGCCCCGCAGTCCGGTGCGATGGGCTACATGGGCAGCCAGTCCGTGTCCATGGGCTACCAGCCCTACGGCATGCAG GGCCTGATGTCGGCGCTGCCGGGCCAGGACGCGGCGCTGAGCAGCCTGCCCCCGCAGCAGCCCTACCTGCCGGGGCAGCAGCCCCTCTACCAGCAG GTGCCGCCCGCCGGAGccgctccccagcagcagccgcagccggcggcagccccggggcagcagcagcccccgggcAGCGGCGAGGCGCAGCTCATCTCCTTCGACTGA
- the HGS gene encoding hepatocyte growth factor-regulated tyrosine kinase substrate isoform X2: MGRGGGTFERLLDKATSQLLLETDWESILQICDMIRQGDTQAKYAVNAIKKKVNDKNPHVALYALEVMESVVKNCGQTVHDEVANKQTMEELKEILKRQVEASVRSKILNLIQAWAHAFRNEPKYKVVQDTYQIMKVEGHVFPEFKESDAMFAAERAPDWVDAEECHRCRVQFGVVTRKHHCRACGQIFCGKCSSKYSTIPKFGIEKEVRVCEPCYEHLNKKAEGKAAATSELPPEYLTSPLSQQSQLPPKRDETALQEEEELQLAIALSQSEAEEKERMRQKTSYSMYPKAEPTPVTSSAPPAGTLYSPPVNSSAPLAEDIDPELARYLNRNYWEKKQEEVRKSPTPSAPLSLTEPAAQPGEAHPTPLGVVEQYQNGESEENHEQFLKALQNAVTTFVNRMKSNHMRGRSITNDSAVLSLFQSINNMHPQLLELLNQLDERRLYYEGLQDKLAQIRDARGALNALREEHREKLRRAAEEAERQRQIQLAQKLEIMRQKKQEYLEMQRQLAIQRLQEQEKERQLRLEQQKQTIQMRAQMPAFSLPYAQLQAMPAASGVIYQPSGPTSFPGTFSPAGSVEGSPMHTVYMNQAAQGGTGGYTAMPVTGTDPNMVNAYMYQAGAGSGQAAQQGQAVPTTTPAYSSYQPTPTQGYQNAASQSQSIPAISQAPQSGAMGYMGSQSVSMGYQPYGMQGLMSALPGQDAALSSLPPQQPYLPGQQPLYQQVPPAGAAPQQQPQPAAAPGQQQPPGSGEAQLISFD, translated from the exons ATGGGGCGCGGCGGAGGCACCTTCGAGCGGCTCCTGG ACAAGGCGAcgagccagctgctgctggagaccGACTGGGAATCCATCCTGCAGATCTGCGACATGATCCGCCAGGGCGACACGCA AGCAAAATACGCAGTCAACGCTATCAAGAAGAAAGTCAACGACAAGAATCCCCATGTGGCACTCTATGCGCTAGAG GTCATGGAGTCTGTAGTTAAAAACTGTGGCCAAACAGTCCATGATGAAGTAGCTAATAAACAGACTATGGAGGAGCTGAAGGAAATACTTAAG aggCAAGTGGAAGCGAGTGTGCGCAGTAAGATCCTGAACCTTATCCAGGCCTGGGCTCATGCCTTCCGCAACGAGCCTAAGTACAAGGTGGTGCAGGACACCTATCAAATAATGAAGGTGGAAg GCCATGTGTTCCCGGAGTTCAAAGAGAGCGATGCCATGTTCGCTGCGGAAAGG GCTCCAGACTGGGTAGATGCTGAGGAGTGTCACCGATGTCGAGTGCAGTTCGGAGTTGTGACACGGAAG CATCATTGCAGGGCCTGTGGGCAGATCTTCTGTGGCAAATGCTCCTCCAAGTATTCGACCATCCCCAAGTTTGGGATTGAGAAGGAAGTGAGAGTCTGTGAGCCCTGTTATGAGCATCTCAACAA GAAAGCTGAGGGTAAAGCTGCTGCAACCTCCGAACTGCCCCCCGAGTACCTGACCAGCCCCCTCTCTCAGCAGTCCCAG CTGCCCCCGAAGCGTGATGAGACAGCTCTGCAAGAGGAGGAAGAGCTCCAGCTAGCCATTGCTTTGTCTCAGTCAGAGGctgaggagaaggagaggatg AGGCAGAAGACATCCTACTCCATGTACCCGAAGGCTGAGCCCACACCCGTCACATCGTCAGCTCCACCGGCGGGCACACTGTACTCCCCACCTGTG aattCCTCTGCTCCCCTGGCTGAGGACATTGACCCTGAG CTGGCTCGGTACCTGAACCGCAACTACTGGGAGAAGAAACAAGAGGAGGTTCGCAAGAGCCCGACCCCGTCGGCACCTCTGTCCCTCACGGAGCCAGCCGCGCAGCCGGGGGAAGCCCACCCCACCCCGCTCGGCGTCGTCGAG CAGTACCAGAACGGTGAGTCGGAGGAGAACCACGAGCAGTTCCTGAAGGCTCTGCAGAACGCGGTCACCACGTTTGTCAACCGCATGAAGAGCAACCACATGCGAGGCCGCAGCATCACCAACGACTCTGCCGTGCTGTCCCTCTTCCAGTCCATCAACAACATGCacccccagctgctggagctgctcaaCCAGCTGGATGAGCGCAGGC TGTACTACGAAGGCCTGCAGGACAAGCTGGCCCAGATCCGGGACGCGCGTGGGGCTCTGAACGCGCTGCGGGAGGAGCACCGGGAGAAGCTGCGGCGCGCAGCAGAGGAGGCAGAGCGCCAGCGCCAGATCCAGCTGGCCCAGAAGCTGGAGATCATGAGGCAGAAGAAGCAG GAGTACCTGGAGATGCAGCGTCAGCTGGCCATCCAGcgcctgcaggagcaggagaaggagaggCAGCTGCGCctggagcagcagaagcagacCATCCAGATGAGAGCCCAGATGCCAGCCTTCTCGCTGCCTTATGCCCAG CTCCAGGCCATGCCAGCAGCCAGCGGGGTGATCTACCAGCCCTCTGGGCCCACGAGCTTCCCCGGCACCTTCAGCCCAGCGGGCTCTGTGGAGGGCTCTCCCATGCACACCGTGTACATGAACCAGGCAGcgcaggggggcacaggggggtaCACAGCGATGCCCGTCACGGGGACAG ATCCCAACATGGTGAACGCCTACATGTACCAGGCGGGGGCCGGCAGTGGGCAGGCGGCTCAGCAGGGCCAGGCGGTGCCCACCACAACCCCAGCGTACTCGTCCTACCAACCCACTCCAACGCAGGGCTACCAG AACGCAGCGTCGCAGTCACAGAGCATCCCTGCCATCTCGCAGGCCCCGCAGTCCGGTGCGATGGGCTACATGGGCAGCCAGTCCGTGTCCATGGGCTACCAGCCCTACGGCATGCAG GGCCTGATGTCGGCGCTGCCGGGCCAGGACGCGGCGCTGAGCAGCCTGCCCCCGCAGCAGCCCTACCTGCCGGGGCAGCAGCCCCTCTACCAGCAG GTGCCGCCCGCCGGAGccgctccccagcagcagccgcagccggcggcagccccggggcagcagcagcccccgggcAGCGGCGAGGCGCAGCTCATCTCCTTCGACTGA